Proteins encoded by one window of Fusarium graminearum PH-1 chromosome 1, whole genome shotgun sequence:
- a CDS encoding tyrosyl-tRNA synthetase: protein MTSRALISKLPSTRPTIHSTCLSGQRPLQVRYVATTYLNKVAAGEARWKERAQQIKKGEIPHTWDILQERGYIKDVAGTPDKIKEIMRVKRIGSYVGIDPTADSMHVGHLLPMMPMFWMWFHGYPAVTLIGGSTARIGDPTDRLESRQILSNADISKNITKIHLQLTRIWSNVHVLKEKYGYPNDWAATHRLLNNNMWLGNLTLYDFAKRIARHTRIGPMLAKDTVKRKMTEGDGMSLGEFMYPLLQGWDFWHMYNKLGIQMQIGGSDQYGNITAGIDALKTIRETEEAPHLKKPSTWDHEPVGFTVPLLTDASGAKFGKSAGNAVWLDEFKTTAFDLYGYFVRRSDDEVEKLLKMFTFMPMETISTLMEQHRANPQERKAQHALAFDVVSLVHGSERAVKEAQQHEFRFGSRLSGIAKEPSPDSGIITPNNAPRSDIKLPRSIMDLSPAKILHACGLASSSSEGNRLLSQQGAYIAAQPGQKRGLVPGNLSWTPMKAWFPEETAKFLIDERMLIMRKGKHNVRIVELISDEEFKKSGEIYPGQHGTGLLRRMKEELKKEMEASGENLSDMEITRMAERKKARLQVANNPNIELPDKREIRDRYRNGGSDR from the exons ATGACGAGTCGCGCCCTCATCTCAAAACTTCCATCTACACGACCTACCATACATTCAACATGTCTTAGCGGACAACGGCCCCTCCAAGTTCGATATGTTGCGACGACATACCTCAACAAGGTCGCAGCAGGTGAAgcaagatggaaagagagAGCccaacagatcaagaagggcgagaTTCCGCATACATGGGACATTCTTCAAGAGCGAGGATATATCAAGGATGTGGCAGG TACACccgacaagatcaaggagattaTGCGTGTAAAGCGGATAGGCTCCTACGTCGGTATTGATCCCACCGCCGACTCAATGCACGTTGGTCACTTGCTACCAATGATGCCCATGTTCTGGATGTGGTTCCATGGCTATCCCGCTGTCACCTTGATCGGTGGCTCGACTGCCCGCATTGGCGATCCTACCGACCGACTCGAAAGCCGACAGATCCTTTCTAATGCCGATATTTCGAagaacatcaccaagattcACCTTCAATTGACCAGGATATGGAGTAACGTACATGTATTGAAGGAGAAGTACGGCTACCCCAATGACTGGGCTGCTACCCATCGATTATTGAACAACAACATGTGGCTGGGAAACCTTACTCTCTACGACTTTGCCAAGAGGATAGCCAGGCATACAAGAATTGGACCGATGCTGGCTAAAGACAC TGTGAAGCGCAAGATGACAGAAGGTGACGGAATGTCATTGGGTGAATTTATGTATCCTCTCCTTCAAGGATGGGACTTTTGGCACATGTACAACAAACTCGGTATTCAGATGCAGATCGGAGGATCTGACCAGTATGGAAACATCACTGCCGGCATCGATGCTCTCAAGACCATTCGCGAAACCGAGGAGGCCCCCCAcctgaagaagccatcgacCTGGGATCACGAGCCAGTTGGCTTCACTGTTCCTTTATTGACTGATGCTTCTGGCGCCAAGTTCGGCAAGAGCGCGGGAAATGCTGTCTGGCTCGATGAATTCAAGACAACGGCATTCGATCTGTACGGATACTTTGTCCGACGCTCAGATGACGAGGTGGAAAAGCTCCTCAAGATGTTTACCTTTATGCCTATGGAGACAATCTCCACGCTCATGGAGCAGCACCGAGCCAATCCTCAGGAGCGGAAAGCGCAGCACGCCCTGGCCTTCGATGTTGTTTCACTTGTTCACGGTTCAGAAAGGGCTGTCAAGGAGGCACAGCAGCACGAATTCCGTTTCGGCTCGAGGCTAAGTGGTATTGCTAAAGAACCTTCGCCGGATTCAGGTATCATCACTCCCAATAACGCACCGAGAAGCGATATTAAGCTGCCGCGCTCTATTATGGACCTTTCACCGGCCAAGATTCTCCACGCATGTGGTCTGGCTTCAAGTAGCAGCGAGGGAAATCGCCTTCTTTCACAGCAGGGTGCGTACATCGCTGCTCAGCCTGGTCAGAAGAGAGGACTTGTCCCTGGAAACCTCTCATGGACGCCTATGAAGGCCTGGTTTCCTGAGGAGACAGCTAAGTTCCTTATCGACGAGCGCATGCTCATTATGCGAAAGGGCAAGCATAACGTGCGTATTGTCGAGCTGATCAGTGACGAGGAGTTTAAGAAGAGCGGCGAGATCTACCCCGGCCAGCACGGCACTGGTCTTCTCCGTAGGATGAAGGAGGAGCTTaagaaagagatggaggcgTCCGGCGAGAACTTATCCGACATGGAGATTACCAGGATGGCAGAGAGGAAAAAGGCTAGGCTCCAGGTTGCCAACAACCCGAACATCGAATTGCCCGATAAGCGGGAGATACGCGATCGATACAGGAACGGAGGTTCAGATAGATAA
- a CDS encoding urease, with protein MHLVPKEIDKLVISQLGALAQRRLARGVKLNHSEAVALIANNLHELIRDGNHTVSDLMALGATMLGRRHVMPSVCATLHEIQVEGTFPSGTYLVTVHNPISSDDGDLRRALYGSFLPVPDNSIFPMAASEEYQLGKQPGAVIPVKTKKITLNEGRKRIRLQVTSMGDRPIQVGSHYHFIETNPQLEFDRIRSYGYRLDIPAGTSVRFEPGDTKTVTLVEIGGKRVIRGGNNLASGVVDLSRADEILARLQEAGYAHKSNPAGDMAHIDPFQMDHASYATMFGPTTGDLVRLGSTDLWIKVERDETIYGDECKFGGGKTLREGMGQASGRTDAETLDLVVSNALIVDWTGIYKADIGIKEGMIVAIGKAGNPDVMDGVTEGMVVGSCTDVVAGEGKIVTAGAIDSHIHFICPQQVPEALASGVTTMLGGGTGPSAGTNATTCTPGVHYMRSMLQACDQLPINIGITSKGNDSSPEGLRDQVNAGACGLKLHEDWGSTPAAIDTCLSVCDEFDIQCLIHTDTLNEAGFVESTIAAMKGRTIHTYHTEGAGGGHAPDIISVVEHENVLPSSTNPTRPFTLNTLDEHLDMLMVCHHLSKNIPEDVAFAESRIRAETIAAEDVLHDKGAISMMSSDSQAMGRCGEVILRTWNTAHKNKVQRGWLPEDEGTGADNARVKRYVSKYTINPAIAQGFGHVIGSIEVGKFADLVLWDPAWFGTKPSYVLKGGHIAYAQMGDPNASIPTVQPIIARPMFSPHCASTSILFVSSASIETGAIASYGLRSRVEAVRGCRSIGKSDMKHNDTKPRMRVDPESYTVEADGEICEAAPADTLPLTQQFYVY; from the exons ATGCATCTGGTACCTAAAGAG ATCGACAAGCTAGTCATCTCTCAGCTGGGAGCACTTGCACAGAGACGTTTGGCTAGAGGCGTCAAGTTGAACCACTCAGAGGCTGTG GCTCTCATTGCTAATAACCTCCATGAACTCATTAGAGATGGAAACCATACCGTATCTGACTTGATGGCGCTGGGTGCGACGATGCTAGGACGTCGTCACGTTATGCCCTCAGTCTGCGCCACCCTCCATGAGATTCAAGTTGAAGGCACCTTTCCATCTGGAACATACCTTGTCACAGTCCATAACCCCATCAGCTCagatgatggagacttgCGAAGGGCTCTCTACGGAAGCTTTCTCCCCGTTCCAGATAACAGCATCTTTCCCATGGCAGCTTCTGAAGAGTATCAACTTGGCAAGCAACCTGGTGCGGTGATACCCGTCAAGACTAAGAAGATTACTCTCAacgagggaagaaagaggatTCGTCTTCAAGTGACGAGTATGGGAGACAGACCTATCCAGGTTGGATCGCATTATCACTTTATCGAGACTAACCCGCAGCTTGAGTTTGACCGGATCCGCTCATATGGATACCGTCTTGATATCCCAGCTGGAACGTCAGTGCGATTCGAACCTGGtgacaccaagactgttACTTTGGTTGAGATTGGTGGTAAACGTGTGATTCGCGGTGGTAACAACCTTGCATCGGGCGTTGTTGACCTCTCTCGCGCCGATGAGATCCTTGCCCGATTACAAGAAGCTGGATATGCTCACAAATCGAACCCCGCAGGGGACATGGCCCATATCGACCCCTTCCAGATGGATCACGCCTCGTACGCGACCATGTTTGGCCCTACAACTGGCGATCTTGTTCGACTTGGCAGCACAGATCTTTGGATCAAAGTTGAACGCGACGAGACCATATACGGTGATGAGTGCAAGTTTGGTGGCGGAAAGACTCTACGCGAGGGAATGGGTCAAGCGAGTGGACGAACAGACGCCGAGACTCTCGATCTCGTAGTTTCAAACGCCCTCATTGTTGACTGGACTGGTATCTATAAGGCAGATATTGGAATCAAGGAAGGTATGATCGTGGCTATCGGAAAGGCAGGAAACCCAGATGTTATGGATGGCGTAACAGAAGGAATGGTCGTCGGCAGCTGTACCGATGTCGTTGCAGGCGAGGGGAAGATCGTCACCGCTGGTGCGATTGACTCTCATATTCACTTTATCTGCCCACAGCAAGTGCCCGAAGCACTTGCGTCTGGTGTAACCACCATGCTTGGCGGAGGTACAGGTCCAAG TGCGGGAACAAACGCAACGACTTGTACTCCTGGCGTTCACTACATGCGTTCAATGCTCCAAGCATGCGATCAGCTCCCTATCAACATTGGTATCACAAGCAAAGGTAATGATAGCTCTCCCGAGGGTCTCCGTGATCAGGTCAATGCTGGCGCATGTGGTCTGAAGTTGCACGAGGATTGGGGCAGTACACCGGCGGCTATAGACACCTGTCTCAGTGTTTGCGATGAGTTTGATATCCAGTGCCTTATTCACACAGACACGCTCAATGAGGCTGGCTTTGTCGAGTCTACTATCGCTGCGATGAAAGGACGCACTATCCACACCTATCATACCGAAGGTGCGGGAGGTGGCCATGCGCCAGACATCATCTCTGTAGTAGAGCATGAGAATGTGCTCCCATCGTCCACCAACCCCACGAGACCGTTTACACTCAATACTCTGGACGAACATCTTGATATGCTTATGGTGTGCCATCACTTATCCAAGAATATCCCCGAAGACGTTGCCTTTGCCGAGAGCCGCATCCGCGCTGAGACTAtcgctgctgaagatgtgtTGCACGATAAGGGCGCCATCAGCATGATGAGTTCCGACTCGCAGGCAATGGGGCGTTGCGGAGAGGTTATTCTGAGAACGTGGAACACGGCACACAAGAATAAGGTCCAGAGGGGCTGGTTGCCTGAAGACGAGGGCACAGGAGCTGACAATGCGCGTGTCAAGCGCTACGTGAGCAAGTACACTATTAACCCAGCCATTGCCCAGGGCTTTGGACATGTTATAGGAAGTATCGAAGTTGGAAAGTTTGCGGATCTAGTTCTGTGGGATCCTGCATGGTTTGGCACGAAGCCCAGCTATGTCCTCAAGGGTGGACATATCGCGTATGCTCAGATG GGTGATCCTAATGCCTCTATTCCAACGGTCCAACCCATTATTGCTCGGCCCATGTTCTCGCCCCACTGCGCTTCTACAAGCATTCTCTTCGTCTCATCCGCATCTATCGAAACGGGTGCCATTGCCTCATACGGCCTACGCAGTCGTGTCGAGGCTGTTCGTGGATGTCGTTCTATTGGCAAGAGTGATATGAAACATAATGATACCAAGCCTAGGATGCGTGTTGATCCTGAAAGTTACActgttgaagctgatgggGAGATTTGTGAGGCAGCGCCTGCAGACACCCTGCCACTTACACAACAGTTCTATGTTTACTAG